From Pantoea sp. Ep11b, the proteins below share one genomic window:
- a CDS encoding serine/threonine-protein kinase has protein sequence MSANDNPKTVPNALPDGYRFNEFEIKEVIGGGGFGIVYRAWDHQLERTIAIKEYMPVSLAVRAADLTLELRGERFQKLFNAGLNSFIQEARLLARFNHPGLLHVLRFWEQNGTAYMGTLYYSGMTLKEWQLTSPASIPEAWIRRLLPPLLGAISTIHQAGYLHRDISLDNIQIQENQLPVLLDFGSARKEIGNLSDETEIMLKPGFAPIEQYSEEGEVEQGPWTDIYALGAVLHSLITGNPPPVSVVRCIEDNYQPLTERQPEGYSLPLLHAIDCALAMKPGDRPQTIDAFAALTDLPVSDVEAVVNSFPVPGEPPVLPAEEPAEVTAPVVMAMNPASASAEPVTPRAVRRLSPGLLALAAVALLAVGITVWLANRPAAAPEQVNSRPAAAQTPPAAPQAAAVPAALATVYLKLASGESVALNGQPVEVKPGSSGFAALNLAAGQYRIDVSNGSQTHTQSLTIDKPGTWLINPGN, from the coding sequence ATGTCGGCAAATGATAATCCGAAAACCGTTCCGAATGCCCTGCCTGACGGATACCGTTTTAACGAATTTGAGATTAAAGAAGTGATCGGCGGCGGCGGCTTTGGCATCGTCTATCGTGCCTGGGATCACCAGCTCGAACGCACGATTGCCATCAAAGAGTATATGCCGGTTTCACTGGCGGTCCGTGCCGCCGACTTAACGCTGGAGCTGCGCGGTGAGCGTTTCCAGAAGCTGTTTAATGCCGGACTGAACAGTTTTATACAGGAGGCCCGGCTGCTGGCCCGCTTTAACCATCCCGGCTTGCTGCATGTGCTGCGCTTCTGGGAGCAGAACGGCACCGCCTATATGGGCACGCTCTATTACAGCGGGATGACGCTGAAAGAGTGGCAGCTCACCAGCCCGGCGTCGATCCCGGAAGCCTGGATCCGTCGTCTGCTGCCGCCCCTGCTGGGTGCCATCAGTACTATCCATCAGGCGGGCTATCTGCATCGCGATATCTCGCTCGACAATATCCAGATTCAGGAGAACCAGCTGCCGGTGCTGCTCGATTTCGGCTCGGCGCGCAAAGAAATTGGCAACCTCTCCGATGAAACGGAGATCATGCTCAAACCCGGCTTTGCGCCGATTGAGCAGTACAGCGAAGAGGGGGAGGTCGAACAGGGGCCCTGGACCGACATCTACGCCCTGGGCGCGGTGCTGCATAGCCTGATTACCGGCAACCCTCCGCCGGTGAGCGTGGTGCGCTGCATTGAAGATAACTATCAGCCGCTGACAGAGCGCCAGCCCGAGGGCTACTCCCTGCCGCTGCTGCATGCCATCGACTGTGCGCTGGCGATGAAACCTGGCGATCGCCCGCAGACCATTGATGCCTTTGCCGCCCTCACCGACCTGCCCGTCAGCGATGTCGAGGCGGTGGTAAACAGTTTCCCGGTGCCGGGCGAGCCGCCTGTACTGCCGGCTGAAGAGCCCGCTGAGGTCACGGCACCGGTTGTAATGGCGATGAATCCGGCCTCTGCATCGGCGGAGCCGGTGACGCCGCGCGCGGTGCGCCGGCTGTCACCGGGATTACTGGCGCTGGCCGCCGTCGCGTTGCTGGCGGTGGGCATCACTGTCTGGCTGGCTAACCGCCCTGCCGCCGCACCGGAGCAGGTGAACAGCCGCCCGGCCGCAGCGCAGACGCCGCCAGCCGCCCCCCAGGCGGCGGCCGTGCCAGCGGCGCTGGCCACTGTCTATCTTAAACTTGCCAGCGGCGAGAGCGTGGCGCTGAACGGGCAGCCGGTCGAGGTGAAACCTGGCAGCAGCGGATTCGCGGCGCTGAATCTGGCGGCGGGACAGTACAGGATCGATGTCAGCAATGGCAGTCAGACGCATACCCAGTCCCTGACGATTGATAAGCCCGGCACCTGGCTGATTAATCCGGGTAACTGA
- a CDS encoding gamma-glutamylcyclotransferase: MLTREFLLKADCKTSFGDIEETLLWSCEQRAASLAATLACRPDHSPVWIFGYGSLMWNPIFEADEVASGSLEGWHRAFCLRLIAGRGTAAHPGRMLALKQGGRTTGLAFRLPEARLQEELMLLWKREMITGCYLPTWCELQLDDGRSVTALTFIMDPRHPLYESDSCPEAVAPLIAAASGPLGTNAQYLFALEEELSRRGVQEESLSRLAQQVRMLQQAWPKQA, from the coding sequence TTGCTTACCCGGGAATTTCTATTAAAAGCGGATTGTAAAACGTCGTTCGGGGATATTGAAGAGACGCTGCTCTGGAGTTGCGAGCAGCGTGCGGCCTCACTGGCAGCCACCCTGGCCTGTCGTCCCGATCACAGCCCGGTATGGATCTTTGGTTACGGCTCGCTGATGTGGAATCCGATTTTCGAAGCGGATGAAGTAGCCTCCGGCTCACTGGAGGGCTGGCATCGGGCGTTCTGCCTGCGGCTGATTGCTGGTCGCGGCACCGCCGCGCATCCTGGCCGGATGCTGGCGCTGAAGCAGGGCGGACGCACCACGGGCCTGGCGTTCCGGCTGCCGGAAGCGCGGCTGCAGGAAGAGCTGATGCTGCTGTGGAAACGCGAAATGATCACCGGCTGCTATCTGCCAACGTGGTGTGAGCTGCAACTTGATGATGGACGCAGCGTGACGGCGCTGACCTTTATTATGGACCCGCGCCATCCACTTTATGAATCGGACTCCTGCCCGGAGGCGGTTGCGCCCCTGATTGCGGCGGCCAGCGGCCCGCTGGGCACGAATGCGCAGTATCTGTTTGCGCTGGAAGAGGAGCTGAGCCGACGCGGTGTGCAGGAGGAGAGTCTGAGCCGGCTGGCGCAGCAGGTGCGGATGCTGCAGCAGGCCTGGCCGAAGCAGGCCTGA
- the chaB gene encoding putative cation transport regulator ChaB, with amino-acid sequence MPYSNRSELPDSVQHVLPAHAQDIYQQAFNSAWDQYKEAEDRRGDDSREEVAHKVAWSAVKKEYEKGDDDKWHRKT; translated from the coding sequence ATGCCTTACTCAAACCGCAGCGAGTTACCCGACAGCGTTCAGCACGTTCTGCCCGCCCACGCTCAGGATATCTATCAGCAGGCCTTTAACAGTGCCTGGGACCAGTACAAAGAGGCGGAGGATCGTCGCGGCGACGACTCACGGGAGGAGGTGGCCCACAAGGTAGCCTGGTCCGCCGTGAAAAAAGAGTATGAAAAAGGGGACGATGATAAGTGGCACCGCAAAACCTAA